One part of the Lotus japonicus ecotype B-129 chromosome 2, LjGifu_v1.2 genome encodes these proteins:
- the LOC130737096 gene encoding replication factor A protein 1-like: MILMDDKGCKIHATVRKTLIYRFQSLISEGRVYQISFFGVGESGRDFRPTGHPFKINFDIHTSVRLVPNRAIDLSPYNFVPISDIMFKDLNTSFLIDVIGILTDASAEQEFEKDGGKQKRITIELDQDGARVECAFFGKYVDEVVGYLGSADATNAVVVVRQVSKMFMELQRFLESHDNTVHVISPLQDSAKKSTPEDDFLKQNDGKTIEQLKDLA, from the exons atgattcttatggatgacaag GGTTGTAAGATTCATGCGACTGTTAGGAAGACTCTGATATACCgattccaatctttgataaGTGAGGGTCGTGTATATCAGATTTCGTTCTTTGGCGTTGGTGAAAGCGGACGTGATTTCCGACCAACCGGGcatccattcaagatcaactttgatattcatacaTCTGTGCGCTTGGTTCCCAACAGGGCCATCGATTTAAGCCCGTACAATTTTGTGCCGATATCTGATATAATGTTCAAGGATCTTAATACGTCTTTTCTTATAG ATGTCATTGGAATTCTCACTGATGCAAGTGCTGAACAAGAATTCGAAAAAGATGGCGGGAAGCAGAAAAGAATTACTATTGAACTTGACCAAGACGG GGCTCGGGTTGAATGCGCCTTTTTTGGAAAGTATGTTGATGAGGTCGTTGGTTACCTTGGATCTGCTGATGCAACCAATGCCGTTGTTGTT gTAAGACAAGTCTCCAAAATGTTTATGGAGCTACAAAG GTTTTTGGAATCACATGATAATACGGTGCATGTCATTAGTCCTCTGCAAGATTCTGCAAAGAAATCTACCCCTGAAGATGATTTTCTAAAGCAGAATGATGGGAAAACCATCGAGCAACTAAAAGATCTTGCATAG
- the LOC130740076 gene encoding inactive poly [ADP-ribose] polymerase RCD1-like, with the protein MEANTAKASDSIILNLKRKRATRYAARPNGALPSVLPQWTSLISPTNKAVKRMRLGRNKSRPTNFGAHSGRSLVRYYLNYKKSGRPDRLMFYQNGGWLDFPKDVVDLVKKDFELKKAVLELEFNGHHLVLNFLHMYQMDLKTGLQQPIAWIDEKGCCFFPENFAASDEEPYDFCNQVHGKSHESLSQDPFESNEIRLHLEIEINGADESKLRECSGESNALVKHIQIGAQGACGHCDVEIEDSSNKMVNGNVGEAIEQNQNVGFNTNNELVYGKLDLDTVQGMFFQGMSCFGSADIVEIYPCSNMLMQARLELFQKQAEITKNCHGDANVRYAWLPSSKGDLSSILNYGLGHSGLSTSKCSYGIGVHLAAATCPYASASYCDVDENGVRHMVLCRVIVGNMELLHPGTRQFRPSSTHYDSGVDDIESPRYYIVWNMNVNTHIYPEFVVSFKVSSNAEGILCESGNMKNVSAVNSNSQGSKSLLQSQSPTEDTGITTVASSHKAPRSPWMPFPMLFAAITEKVPSNDMNLINMHYQQFRSKKITRDDFVKKLRLIVGDTLLRATITSLQCKIPPQTACVFNDTKIKREV; encoded by the exons ATGGAAGCAAACACCGCAAAGGCATCGGATAGTATTATTCTAAATCTGAAGCGTAAGCGGGCTACTCGGTATGCTGCGCGTCCAAATGGAGCTCTTCCATCGGTGTTACCTCAATGGACATCATTAATATCACCAACAAATAAGGCTGTCAAACGGATGAGGTTAGGCAGAAACAAAAGCAGGCCGACAAACTTTGGGGCTCATAGTGGGCGGTCCTTAGTTAGGTATTATTTGAACTATAAGAAGAGTGGGAGGCCAGACCGTTTGATGTTCTATCAGAATGGTGGGTGGTTGGACTTTCCtaaggatgttgttgacttgGTTAAGAAGGACTTTGAATTAAAGAAAGCAGTTCTGGAGTTAGAGTTCAATGGTCATCATCTTGTGCTGAACTTTTTGCACATGTATCAGATGGACTTGAAAACTGGCTTGCAGCAACCTATTGCTTGGATTGATGAGAAGGGGTGCTGCTTTTTCCCTGAAAATTTTGCTGCTTCTGATGAAGAACCTTATGATTTCTGCAATCAGGTCCATGGAAAAAGTCATGAATCATTATCTCAAGATCCTTTTGAATCTAATGAAATAAGATTACATTTAGAAATTGAAATAAATGGAGCGGATGAATCCAAGTTGAGGGAGTGTAGTGGGGAGTCCAATGCTTTAGTTAAGCATATCCAAATTGGTGCTCAAGGAGCCTGTGGTCATTGTGATGTAGAAATTGAAGATAGCAGTAATAAAATGGTGAATGGAAATGTTGGTGAAGCCATTGAACAAAATCAAAACGTAGGTTTCAACACTAATAATGAACTTGTATATGGAAAGTTGGATTTGGATACTGTACAGGGTATGTTTTTTCAGGGAATGAGTTGTTTTGGTAGTGCTGACATAGTAGAGATTTATCCCTGCTCAAATATGTTGATGCAAGCACGATTGGAGTTGTTCCAAAAGCAAGCTGAAATTACAAAAAATTGTCATGGGGATGCTAATGTTCGGTATGCTTGGCTTCCTTCTTCTAAAGGGGATCTATCTTCAATTTTGAACTATGGACTCGGTCATTCTGGACTATCTACATCTAAATGCTCATATGGCATTGGTGTTCATCTTGCAGCTGCTACCTGTCCTTATGCCAG TGCTAGTTATTGTGATGTTGACGAAAATGGGGTTCGGCACATGGTCCTTTGTCGCGTAATAGTGGGGAATATGGAGCTTCTCCATCCGGGCACTAGACAGTTCCGACCCAGTAGTACTCACTATGATAGTGGGGTGGATGACATTGAAAGTCCGAGATACTATATAGTGTGGAACATGAATGTGAACACCCACATCTATCCAGAATTCGTTGTTAGTTTCAAGGTTTCTTCCAACGCTGAAG GCATTCTTTGTGAAAGTGGGAATATGAAGAATGTTTCTGCAGTTAATTCGAATAGTCAAGGTTCTAAGAGCTTGTTACAGTCACAGTCTCCAACTGAAGATACT GGCATAACTACTGTTGCTAGCTCGCATAAAGCTCCGAGATCCCCTTGGATGCCTTTTCCTATGCTTTTTGCTGCTATTACAGAAAAGGTTCCTTCCAATGATATGAATCTCATCAATATGCATTATCAACAATTCAGG TCAAAGAAGATAACACGTGATGATTTTGTGAAGAAGTTGAGGTTGATTGTTGGAGATACTCTCTTGAGAGCTACAATAACTAGTCTTCAATGCAAG ATACCACCACAAACTGCTTGTGTATTTAATGACACAAAGATCAAGAGAGAAGTCTGA